In Myxococcus stipitatus, the following are encoded in one genomic region:
- a CDS encoding SIS domain-containing protein produces MNPSSPLPVMAKEAAQAAEVARLQLSLGDDAFAELGERLRHHPPRFVVTCARGSSDHAAVYGKYLIETTLGRAVASVGPSVASIYGAHALDLRDALFIAVSQSGRSPDLLKMTEAARAGGALVVGFVNDPSAPLAALCDVSLPLGAGPEKSVAATKSYLLSGLAFLRLVAHWSADAKLREAVAAFPEALESARALDWWPALETLVDAQSLYVVGRGSGLGAALELALKLKETCRLHAEAFSAAEVLHGPLGLVRPGFPVIALGQEDGSAEGTRGVVRRMLELGADVRSVLPVPGAAPLPTAPGVPVALAPLCQVQSFYLAVHRLATARGLDPDAPAHLRKVTETV; encoded by the coding sequence ATGAACCCCTCGTCGCCCCTACCCGTCATGGCCAAGGAGGCCGCGCAGGCCGCGGAGGTCGCGCGGCTCCAGCTCTCACTCGGTGATGACGCCTTCGCGGAGCTGGGCGAGCGGCTTCGCCATCATCCTCCGCGCTTCGTCGTCACGTGCGCGCGCGGCAGCTCGGACCACGCGGCCGTCTACGGCAAGTACCTCATCGAGACGACGCTGGGGCGCGCGGTGGCCTCGGTGGGTCCCAGCGTGGCGTCCATCTACGGCGCGCACGCGCTGGACCTGCGCGACGCGCTCTTCATCGCCGTCTCGCAGTCGGGGCGCAGCCCGGACCTGTTGAAGATGACGGAGGCGGCGCGGGCGGGAGGCGCGCTCGTGGTGGGGTTCGTCAACGACCCCTCCGCGCCCCTGGCCGCGCTGTGCGACGTGAGCCTGCCGTTGGGCGCGGGCCCGGAGAAGAGCGTCGCGGCCACCAAGTCGTATCTGCTCTCCGGCCTCGCCTTCTTGCGGCTGGTGGCGCACTGGTCCGCGGACGCGAAGCTGCGCGAGGCCGTGGCGGCCTTCCCCGAAGCGCTGGAGTCCGCGCGCGCTCTCGACTGGTGGCCCGCGCTGGAGACGCTGGTGGACGCGCAGAGCCTGTACGTCGTGGGCCGGGGCAGCGGACTGGGCGCCGCGCTCGAGCTGGCGCTGAAGCTCAAGGAGACGTGCCGGCTGCACGCCGAGGCCTTCAGCGCGGCCGAGGTCCTCCATGGCCCGCTGGGCCTGGTGCGGCCCGGCTTCCCCGTCATCGCGCTGGGCCAGGAGGATGGCTCGGCGGAGGGCACGCGCGGCGTGGTGCGCCGCATGCTGGAGCTGGGCGCGGACGTCCGCTCCGTGCTCCCGGTTCCAGGCGCCGCGCCATTGCCCACGGCGCCAGGGGTGCCCGTGGCGCTCGCGCCGCTGTGCCAGGTGCAGAGCTTCTATCTGGCGGTCCACCGGCTGGCCACGGCGCGAGGGCTGGACCCGGACGCGCCCGCCCACCTGCGCAAGGTCACGGAGACCGTGTGA
- a CDS encoding GntR family transcriptional regulator has protein sequence MDTRRADPFDKGAISSTLPMPLYLQLARHLRGLIVGGQLGHLDALPGERELVEKFGVSRVTVRKALRELQTEGLLQQRQGAGTFVNRVPYVEQRLSSLTSFSDDMASRGLSAGSVWLQRVVTMATPEETLALGLSPGATVSRLHRLRTANEAPMALELAVIPTRFLPDPRTVEGSLYGVLRARGFTPHRALQRLTAVRLTSDQADHLGVQEGTAALYIERRTMMEDGTPLELVRSQYRGDAYDFVVELNMSGGSGPQEPHR, from the coding sequence GTGGACACACGCAGAGCCGACCCCTTCGACAAGGGCGCGATTTCGAGCACGCTGCCCATGCCGCTCTATCTCCAGCTCGCCCGGCACCTGCGAGGCCTCATCGTGGGTGGCCAGCTCGGGCACCTGGATGCGCTCCCTGGAGAGCGGGAGCTGGTGGAGAAGTTCGGCGTCTCGCGCGTCACCGTGCGCAAGGCGCTCCGGGAGCTTCAGACGGAGGGCTTGCTCCAGCAGCGCCAGGGCGCGGGCACCTTCGTCAACCGCGTGCCGTACGTGGAGCAGCGGCTGTCGTCGCTCACCAGCTTCTCCGACGACATGGCCTCGCGGGGCCTGTCCGCGGGCTCGGTCTGGTTGCAGCGCGTGGTGACGATGGCGACGCCCGAGGAGACGCTGGCCCTGGGGCTGAGCCCCGGAGCGACGGTGAGCCGGCTGCACCGCCTGCGCACCGCGAACGAGGCGCCCATGGCGCTGGAGCTGGCGGTCATCCCCACGCGCTTCCTGCCGGACCCGCGCACGGTGGAGGGCTCGCTGTACGGCGTGCTGCGCGCCCGGGGCTTCACGCCGCATCGCGCGCTCCAGCGGTTGACGGCGGTGCGGCTCACCTCCGACCAGGCGGACCACCTGGGCGTGCAGGAGGGCACGGCGGCGCTCTACATCGAGCGGCGCACGATGATGGAGGACGGCACACCCTTGGAGCTGGTGCGCTCGCAGTACCGCGGTGATGCATATGACTTCGTGGTGGAGCTGAACATGAGCGGGGGCTCCGGGCCCCAGGAGCCCCATCGATGA
- a CDS encoding N-acetylmuramic acid 6-phosphate etherase has product MAEETEHMARRFQGLDTWGTAEMLEALWGGQSRAVAACLPALPALSPAVDAAVERLSRGEGRLVYAGAGSSGVLAALDALELGPTFDWPSSRLSVLMAGGLDLTRGFDGGAEDDEEAGREKARAADLGPEDVVLGVSASGHSAFTVGVLDVARSRDALTVALVCRARSALAKVAAYEVVVATGAEVIAGSTRLGAGTAQKVMLNLFSTSVMAGLGHVFDNLMVDVRPENAKLRQRCVAMVARLAKVDEARAAAALTIHGSVKRAVLGLAGLDEARTDAALTRAGGNLRRALAALTSEEVDPS; this is encoded by the coding sequence ATGGCGGAGGAGACGGAGCACATGGCTCGTCGCTTCCAGGGGTTGGACACCTGGGGCACGGCCGAGATGCTGGAAGCGCTCTGGGGCGGACAGTCCCGAGCGGTGGCGGCCTGTCTGCCGGCGTTGCCGGCGCTGAGCCCGGCGGTGGATGCCGCGGTGGAGCGGCTGTCCCGGGGTGAGGGCCGCCTGGTGTACGCGGGCGCGGGCTCCTCCGGGGTGCTGGCGGCGCTGGACGCGCTGGAGTTGGGCCCCACGTTCGACTGGCCTTCCTCGCGCCTGTCCGTGCTGATGGCCGGCGGGCTGGACCTCACGCGCGGCTTCGATGGCGGCGCGGAGGACGACGAGGAGGCGGGCCGAGAGAAGGCGCGCGCGGCGGACCTGGGCCCGGAGGACGTGGTGCTGGGCGTCTCCGCCAGCGGCCACAGCGCCTTCACGGTGGGCGTGCTGGACGTCGCGCGCAGCCGGGACGCGCTCACGGTGGCGCTGGTGTGCCGGGCGCGCTCCGCGCTGGCGAAGGTCGCCGCGTACGAGGTGGTGGTGGCCACGGGCGCGGAGGTCATCGCGGGCTCCACGCGGCTGGGCGCGGGCACGGCGCAGAAGGTGATGCTGAACCTCTTCTCCACGTCCGTGATGGCGGGGCTGGGGCACGTCTTCGACAACCTGATGGTCGACGTGCGGCCGGAGAACGCGAAGCTGCGTCAGCGCTGCGTGGCCATGGTCGCCCGGCTGGCGAAGGTGGACGAGGCCCGCGCCGCCGCGGCGCTCACGATTCATGGCTCCGTCAAGCGCGCGGTGCTGGGCCTGGCGGGCCTGGACGAGGCGCGCACGGACGCCGCCCTGACTCGCGCCGGGGGAAACCTCCGGCGCGCCCTGGCCGCGCTCACCTCGGAGGAGGTAGACCCCTCATGA
- the ptsP gene encoding phosphoenolpyruvate--protein phosphotransferase — translation MNNGPPLKLVSALPPPATLTLASPLSGWAARLEEVPDPAFAQRLAGDGVVVDPTSTELRAPCDGVVVSIHASRHACTVRAETGAEILLHIGIDTVELRGEGFTAHVQPGQRVRAGDVLIGFDLDLLARKARSLQTVMLVVNPDGYTVTERVEGRSVCVGEPLFSVSGNASAPTTPEPAEESGATRQVRLLIAHGLHARPAAAFAQRARLHAGVVRVLCQGRTANGKSVSALMGLGATHGDLLTLQVEGDAAERVAQELAEWVASGLGDPTSPVAEPVATAHGVKPMPVAVPIFQPGKELLLEGVVASPGSVVGRAVRVVDLPVDLPEQGQGVAREEQRLTEALARVRRELEESMAGAPGNGGARVEIFRAHLALLEDPELTEAAGKEVTAGRSAAWAWRTVMERQAAVLLGLEDARLAERAGDLHDLARRVVAVLTGETSSRVPPVLPPEAILVADELLPSELASLEPHRIAGICTARGGPTSHVAILAAGMGIPAVVAMGNQALAIPEGAPLVLDGDRGEVRVFPSEETREATRRAMTARAAHRRAHLATAHEDCRTADGVRIEVVANLGRPGEAVTARDKGAEGCGLLRTEFLFLERVRAPTEDEQLARYQEIADAMGGRHVVIRTLDVGGDKPLAYLPLPHEDNPVLGLRGVRVSLREPELLRTQLRAILRVRPAGVCRIMVPMVTTRAELRAVRALVDAERQALGISTPVLLGAMVEVPAAAVLADQLAADADFLSIGTNDLTQYVLAVDRGNPHLAARLDGLHPGVLRLVAKTVEGARLRGRPVAVCGGVASEPRAAPLLIGLGVTELSATPAVVPDLKAFIRTLSLPRCEQVAREALKLESAEAVRALVSSTWPGL, via the coding sequence ATGAACAACGGACCCCCGCTCAAGCTCGTCTCCGCGCTTCCGCCCCCGGCCACGTTGACGCTCGCCTCGCCGCTCTCCGGCTGGGCCGCGCGGCTGGAGGAGGTGCCCGACCCGGCCTTCGCTCAACGTCTCGCGGGTGATGGCGTCGTGGTGGACCCGACGTCCACCGAGCTGCGCGCGCCCTGCGATGGGGTCGTCGTCTCCATCCACGCCTCGCGCCATGCCTGCACGGTGCGCGCGGAGACGGGCGCGGAGATTCTCCTGCACATCGGCATAGACACGGTGGAGCTGCGCGGCGAGGGCTTCACCGCGCACGTCCAGCCCGGCCAGCGGGTCCGCGCGGGGGATGTGTTGATTGGCTTCGACCTGGACCTGCTCGCGCGCAAGGCGCGCAGCCTCCAGACGGTCATGCTGGTGGTCAACCCGGATGGCTACACCGTCACGGAGCGCGTGGAAGGGCGCTCGGTCTGCGTGGGGGAGCCGTTGTTCTCCGTATCGGGCAACGCCAGCGCGCCCACGACGCCCGAGCCCGCGGAGGAGAGCGGCGCGACGCGGCAGGTGCGCCTGCTCATCGCGCACGGCCTTCACGCGCGGCCCGCCGCCGCCTTCGCCCAGCGCGCCCGACTTCACGCCGGGGTCGTGCGCGTCTTGTGTCAGGGCCGCACGGCCAATGGAAAGAGTGTGTCCGCGCTCATGGGGCTGGGCGCCACGCATGGAGATCTGCTCACGCTCCAGGTCGAAGGTGACGCGGCCGAGCGCGTGGCGCAGGAGTTGGCGGAGTGGGTGGCGAGCGGCTTGGGAGACCCCACGTCCCCCGTCGCCGAGCCGGTGGCCACCGCGCACGGCGTGAAGCCCATGCCGGTCGCCGTCCCCATCTTCCAGCCCGGCAAGGAGCTGCTGCTCGAGGGGGTCGTCGCCTCTCCGGGCTCCGTGGTGGGGCGCGCGGTGCGTGTCGTGGACCTGCCCGTGGACCTGCCGGAGCAGGGGCAGGGCGTGGCGCGCGAGGAGCAGCGCCTGACGGAGGCGCTCGCACGCGTGCGCCGAGAGCTCGAGGAGTCCATGGCGGGTGCCCCCGGAAACGGCGGGGCTCGCGTGGAGATCTTCCGCGCGCACCTGGCGCTCCTGGAGGACCCCGAGCTCACCGAGGCCGCTGGCAAGGAGGTCACCGCCGGGCGCTCCGCGGCCTGGGCCTGGCGCACCGTGATGGAGCGGCAGGCCGCCGTGCTGCTGGGGCTGGAGGACGCGCGGCTGGCCGAGCGCGCGGGAGACCTGCACGACCTGGCTCGCAGGGTCGTCGCCGTGCTGACGGGCGAGACGAGCTCGCGGGTCCCCCCGGTGTTGCCGCCGGAGGCCATCCTGGTCGCCGACGAGCTGTTGCCGTCGGAGCTGGCCTCGCTGGAGCCGCATCGCATCGCGGGCATCTGCACCGCGCGCGGCGGGCCCACCTCACACGTGGCCATCCTCGCGGCGGGCATGGGCATCCCCGCGGTGGTGGCCATGGGGAACCAGGCGCTCGCCATCCCCGAGGGCGCGCCGCTGGTCCTGGATGGAGACCGGGGCGAGGTGCGCGTCTTCCCGTCCGAGGAGACCCGCGAGGCCACCCGCCGCGCGATGACGGCGCGCGCCGCCCATCGCCGTGCCCACCTGGCCACGGCGCATGAGGACTGTCGCACCGCGGATGGGGTCCGCATCGAGGTCGTCGCGAACCTGGGCCGCCCGGGTGAAGCCGTCACGGCGCGCGACAAGGGCGCGGAGGGCTGCGGCCTCCTGCGCACGGAGTTCCTCTTCCTGGAGCGTGTGCGCGCGCCCACCGAGGACGAGCAGCTGGCGCGCTATCAGGAGATCGCCGACGCGATGGGCGGGCGCCACGTCGTCATCCGCACGCTGGATGTCGGCGGGGACAAGCCGCTCGCGTACCTGCCGCTGCCCCACGAGGACAACCCGGTGCTGGGCCTGCGCGGTGTGCGCGTGTCGCTGCGCGAGCCGGAGCTGTTGCGCACCCAGCTGCGCGCCATCCTCCGCGTCCGCCCCGCGGGGGTCTGCCGAATCATGGTCCCGATGGTGACCACGCGCGCGGAGCTGCGCGCGGTGCGTGCCCTGGTGGACGCCGAGCGCCAGGCCCTGGGCATCTCCACGCCCGTGCTGTTGGGCGCCATGGTGGAGGTGCCCGCGGCGGCGGTGCTCGCGGACCAGCTCGCCGCGGACGCGGACTTCCTGTCCATCGGCACCAACGACCTCACGCAGTACGTGCTGGCCGTGGACCGCGGCAATCCGCACCTGGCGGCGCGGCTGGATGGCCTGCACCCCGGCGTGCTGCGGCTGGTGGCGAAGACGGTGGAGGGCGCGCGGCTGCGCGGCCGGCCGGTGGCGGTGTGCGGCGGCGTGGCTTCGGAGCCTCGGGCGGCGCCGCTGCTCATCGGGCTGGGGGTGACGGAGCTGTCCGCCACGCCCGCGGTCGTCCCCGACCTGAAGGCTTTCATCCGCACTTTGTCGTTGCCCCGCTGCGAGCAGGTGGCGCGTGAGGCTTTGAAGCTGGAGAGCGCGGAGGCGGTGCGCGCTCTGGTGTCGAGCACCTGGCCTGGGCTGTAG
- the nagE gene encoding N-acetylglucosamine-specific PTS transporter subunit IIBC — MSNSFAGVQQLGRALMLPIAVLPIAGLLLRLGQPDLLNVAFVAAAGDAIFSHLGLLFAVGVAVGFAKENHGAAALAGAVGYFIVIEGTKVMVSAPPELTAGLDGAAHDLALVNFKLKLASKISTPVGILSGVTAGLLYNRFKDMKLPDYLAFFGGRRFVPIITGFVCLGYALAFGFGWPAVEAALDGASRAVVSAGSVGLFLYGFFNRLLIVTGLHHILNNLAWFVIGDFNGATGDLKRFFAGDPSAGAMMAGFFPVMMFGLPAACLAMYHAAPKKNRAKVGGVLLSMALTAALTGVTEPVEFAFMFLAPPLYLLHAVLTGLSHVIMNLLNVKLGFGFSAGLFDYVLNYKLATQPLLLVPVGFAYAGVYYGVFRFVIARFNLKTLGREDDTETQAEPDLAPGLPVPALARGDAYLRALGGFGNVKEVDACTTRLRLQVVDSDRVDESALKQLGARGVLRPAKGSVQVIIGPEADQLASEVKRSLQNAASPAGSEHRVLARAMLEALGGPSNVRVVDSCTTRVRLSVADSHLVNDAKLQGLGTRGVVKPVNGSVQVILGPTAERVADELRSML, encoded by the coding sequence GTGAGCAACTCGTTTGCTGGAGTGCAGCAGCTCGGGCGCGCGTTGATGCTGCCCATTGCCGTGCTACCCATCGCGGGCCTCTTGCTGCGATTGGGTCAGCCTGACTTGTTGAACGTCGCGTTTGTCGCCGCCGCGGGAGACGCCATCTTCTCCCACCTGGGCTTGTTGTTCGCCGTGGGTGTGGCGGTGGGCTTCGCCAAGGAGAACCACGGCGCCGCGGCGCTCGCGGGCGCGGTGGGCTACTTCATCGTCATCGAAGGCACCAAGGTGATGGTCTCCGCTCCCCCCGAGCTGACGGCGGGCCTGGACGGCGCCGCCCATGACCTGGCCCTGGTGAACTTCAAGCTGAAGCTGGCGTCGAAAATCAGCACCCCCGTGGGCATCCTCTCCGGTGTCACCGCGGGCCTGCTTTACAACCGCTTCAAGGACATGAAGCTGCCGGACTACCTGGCGTTCTTCGGAGGCCGCCGGTTCGTCCCCATCATCACCGGCTTCGTGTGTCTGGGTTATGCCCTGGCGTTCGGCTTTGGCTGGCCCGCCGTGGAGGCCGCGCTGGACGGCGCCTCCCGAGCGGTGGTGTCCGCCGGAAGCGTGGGCTTGTTCCTGTATGGCTTCTTCAACCGGCTGCTCATCGTCACGGGCCTGCACCACATCCTCAACAACCTGGCCTGGTTCGTGATTGGCGACTTCAACGGCGCCACGGGTGACTTGAAGCGCTTCTTCGCCGGAGACCCGTCCGCGGGCGCGATGATGGCGGGCTTCTTCCCGGTGATGATGTTCGGACTGCCCGCCGCGTGTCTGGCCATGTACCACGCGGCGCCCAAGAAGAACCGCGCCAAGGTGGGCGGCGTGCTCCTCTCCATGGCGCTCACCGCCGCGCTGACGGGTGTCACCGAGCCGGTGGAGTTCGCCTTCATGTTCCTGGCGCCGCCGCTCTACCTGCTCCACGCGGTGCTCACGGGCCTGTCGCACGTCATCATGAACCTGCTCAACGTGAAGCTGGGCTTCGGCTTCTCCGCGGGCCTGTTCGACTACGTGCTGAACTACAAGCTGGCCACGCAGCCGCTGCTGCTCGTGCCGGTGGGCTTCGCCTACGCGGGCGTCTACTACGGCGTGTTCCGCTTCGTCATCGCCCGCTTCAACCTCAAGACGCTGGGCCGCGAGGACGACACGGAGACCCAGGCGGAGCCGGACCTGGCGCCGGGGCTCCCCGTGCCGGCGCTGGCTCGGGGTGATGCGTACCTGCGCGCGCTCGGTGGCTTCGGCAACGTGAAGGAAGTGGATGCCTGCACCACGCGGCTGCGCCTCCAGGTGGTGGACAGCGACCGGGTGGATGAGTCCGCCCTCAAGCAGCTGGGCGCGCGCGGGGTGCTGCGCCCGGCGAAGGGCAGCGTGCAGGTCATCATCGGGCCGGAGGCGGACCAGCTCGCCAGCGAGGTGAAGCGCTCGCTCCAGAACGCCGCGTCACCCGCCGGCTCCGAACACCGCGTGCTGGCGCGCGCCATGCTGGAGGCGCTGGGCGGCCCGAGCAACGTGCGCGTCGTGGACAGCTGCACCACCCGCGTGCGGTTGAGCGTCGCGGATTCCCACCTGGTGAACGACGCGAAGCTCCAGGGCCTGGGGACCCGAGGCGTCGTGAAGCCCGTCAATGGCAGTGTGCAGGTCATCCTGGGGCCCACCGCGGAGCGTGTCGCGGACGAGCTCCGTTCGATGCTCTAG
- a CDS encoding carbohydrate porin has translation MLPGGFSVSSFVVGSSRLCLLALAVMLSLPAQAQSLTERLDFSMYGRVGVGWAPTSGEFIQGKTFNLTGRSVGGRLEEGDYLELTMKFHLLKPAADAGPDAPYAYAVLTPAMWADNGLFIGLTSNRFSATLATELGEAYVAAGNIVIPKLRFWGGVRFYRGTNVYLADYWYFNNLSSQGVGVGYGPLELAVLLQTSASLSEYVVDVDGDGKPDRRRQRTVVVGQYVHNFEAKHSLHLLAEFHRLPENTLSSSNNTAVQPADQGAVVGAKFHMDMGNGSFNDTSVRFGSRIANGSLGGVPTWNTYGLAAPNGRYSGAYGVEVVNHMLYNINPLVSVNAYGTLHAGRGASGAEADRYVEYAVGAQSTLYLHDQFHLVNEASFQGFRQGQQKYATVTKLSLVPTLVPTGKRDVWARPHLRLFYTLALHNQAAVDRLISPYLQSVGDSRVGHYLGARVEWWL, from the coding sequence ATGCTGCCTGGTGGCTTTTCAGTCTCCTCGTTCGTAGTGGGTTCCTCGCGCCTGTGTCTGCTGGCGCTCGCGGTGATGCTGTCCCTTCCCGCTCAGGCGCAATCCCTGACGGAGCGTCTGGATTTCTCCATGTATGGCCGCGTCGGGGTGGGTTGGGCGCCCACGAGCGGTGAGTTCATTCAAGGAAAGACATTCAACCTCACGGGTCGCTCCGTGGGTGGCCGCCTGGAGGAGGGCGACTACCTGGAGCTCACCATGAAGTTCCACCTGCTCAAGCCCGCCGCCGACGCGGGCCCGGACGCTCCCTATGCGTACGCGGTGCTGACGCCGGCGATGTGGGCCGACAACGGCCTCTTCATCGGTCTGACGAGCAACCGCTTCAGCGCGACGCTGGCCACGGAGCTGGGTGAGGCGTACGTCGCGGCGGGCAACATCGTCATCCCCAAGCTGCGCTTCTGGGGCGGCGTGCGCTTCTACCGCGGCACCAACGTGTACCTGGCGGACTACTGGTACTTCAACAACCTGTCCTCGCAGGGCGTGGGCGTGGGGTATGGGCCGCTGGAATTGGCGGTGCTGCTCCAGACGTCCGCCAGCCTCTCCGAGTACGTGGTGGACGTGGACGGTGACGGCAAGCCGGACCGCCGCCGCCAGCGCACCGTGGTGGTGGGCCAGTACGTCCACAACTTCGAGGCCAAGCACTCCCTGCACCTCTTGGCCGAGTTCCACCGGCTGCCCGAGAACACGCTCTCCAGCTCCAACAACACGGCCGTCCAGCCCGCGGACCAGGGCGCTGTCGTGGGCGCGAAGTTCCACATGGACATGGGCAATGGCAGCTTCAACGACACCTCCGTGCGCTTCGGCAGCCGCATCGCCAACGGCAGCCTGGGCGGCGTGCCCACCTGGAACACCTATGGCCTGGCCGCGCCCAATGGCCGCTACTCCGGGGCGTACGGCGTGGAGGTGGTGAACCACATGCTCTACAACATCAACCCGTTGGTGAGCGTGAATGCCTACGGCACCCTGCACGCGGGCCGGGGCGCCAGCGGCGCGGAGGCCGACCGGTACGTCGAGTACGCGGTGGGCGCGCAGAGCACGCTGTATCTGCATGACCAGTTCCACCTGGTCAACGAGGCCAGCTTCCAGGGCTTCCGCCAGGGGCAGCAGAAGTACGCCACGGTGACGAAGCTGTCGCTGGTGCCCACGCTGGTGCCCACCGGCAAGCGCGACGTCTGGGCGCGTCCCCACCTGCGCCTGTTCTACACGCTGGCGCTGCACAACCAGGCGGCGGTGGACCGCCTCATCTCGCCGTACCTCCAGTCCGTCGGCGACTCGCGCGTGGGCCATTACCTGGGCGCTCGCGTCGAGTGGTGGCTCTAA